Proteins encoded within one genomic window of Companilactobacillus sp.:
- a CDS encoding FtsK/SpoIIIE domain-containing protein, protein MVAIVLNTKISNLSFINYDPLMFNIVLSIMACIVLLFEIVPWIVRNKLCTDPKNSILHYSLIKRVRSACLNSGIYTLSSSDIANIPIIKLKISNDKSRATLKIRNSVDIEKKLENVNFSSVLGKYVVVNQGKTRDEDWYKYELEDRSVNPKMIFNSANSFKKFNQNYTEDEIFIDNSHAIKMQSALIVGQTGSGKTYSLYAFILQMIMRENEYDVFIADPKKSGLYVFGKKLNNQRVATSFEEIESMIKEFYGNMTERKKELGQKMENDLNSTYLDFGYPPSVLIIDEFALFKSILDTKKKDERDKIQSMLNQIIWQGRQLGVFIWIAMQKSGSDSIPTSLRENLPFKLVLGNAEPQTYVTAFGTGVKVPNQFLNLGEGLFICPGVANTPQICSIPTLNFNPLDGIGSAGNVITGAPPEK, encoded by the coding sequence TTGGTTGCTATAGTTCTAAATACTAAAATTAGTAATCTTAGTTTCATCAATTATGATCCATTAATGTTTAATATTGTTTTAAGTATTATGGCTTGTATCGTCTTACTCTTTGAGATTGTTCCATGGATTGTCAGAAATAAATTATGTACTGACCCTAAGAACAGTATTCTCCATTATTCATTAATAAAAAGGGTTCGCTCCGCTTGTTTAAATAGTGGAATCTACACTTTAAGTTCTTCGGATATTGCTAATATTCCAATAATAAAATTGAAAATTAGCAATGATAAATCAAGAGCAACTTTAAAGATTCGTAATTCAGTAGATATTGAAAAAAAATTGGAAAATGTTAATTTTTCCAGTGTTCTGGGAAAATATGTTGTTGTTAATCAAGGGAAAACCAGGGATGAGGATTGGTACAAATATGAACTTGAGGATCGTTCGGTAAATCCCAAAATGATTTTTAACTCGGCAAACTCATTTAAGAAGTTCAATCAGAACTATACGGAAGACGAGATTTTTATTGATAACAGTCATGCCATTAAAATGCAATCTGCTTTAATTGTTGGTCAGACAGGCTCTGGGAAAACGTATTCGTTATATGCGTTTATTCTTCAAATGATTATGCGAGAGAATGAATATGACGTTTTTATTGCTGACCCAAAGAAGTCAGGCCTATATGTGTTTGGTAAAAAGCTCAATAATCAAAGAGTAGCCACTTCTTTTGAAGAGATTGAATCCATGATTAAAGAATTCTATGGAAATATGACAGAAAGAAAAAAAGAGCTTGGACAAAAGATGGAGAATGATCTCAATTCAACTTATTTAGACTTTGGATACCCTCCTTCCGTATTGATAATTGATGAATTCGCTTTGTTTAAAAGTATCTTGGATACAAAAAAGAAGGATGAGAGAGACAAAATTCAGTCAATGCTAAATCAAATTATTTGGCAGGGTAGACAGCTGGGTGTATTCATTTGGATAGCTATGCAAAAATCTGGATCAGATAGTATCCCAACATCATTACGTGAGAACTTGCCATTTAAGTTAGTGCTAGGTAATGCCGAGCCACAAACATATGTGACAGCCTTTGGAACTGGTGTTAAGGTTCCAAATCAATTCCTAAATCTGGGTGAAGGTTTATTTATATGTCCAGGTGTAGCAAATACCCCTCAAATTTGTTCGATTCCAACACTGAATTTTAATCCTTTAGATGGCATAGGAAGCGCCGGTAATGTAATTACCGGCGCTCCACCGGAGAAATAA
- a CDS encoding SGNH/GDSL hydrolase family protein, which produces MKRIVLFGDSIMAGFHDGMVSSELTNRIRHAFPADKIINVSVAGYKTSNGVAVIKKVTKLKPDICVVGLGANDISTTDEVKPGKFAANLTYILEEIGCKKSILISPPYTDWHRNPTRPWTRQLQFELVTEHLGKELNVPYIDLLHKMAAQANVNDLLQHDGLHFSSQGYDLLEEALVPMIQDAVTKQNALVSN; this is translated from the coding sequence ATGAAAAGAATCGTATTATTTGGTGACTCTATCATGGCAGGATTTCATGATGGAATGGTCAGCAGCGAGTTGACCAATCGCATTAGACATGCCTTTCCTGCAGACAAAATTATAAACGTTTCAGTAGCTGGATATAAAACAAGCAACGGCGTAGCAGTTATTAAAAAGGTAACTAAGTTAAAGCCTGATATTTGTGTCGTCGGACTAGGCGCCAACGATATTTCAACCACCGACGAGGTCAAGCCTGGCAAATTTGCGGCTAATCTAACCTATATATTAGAAGAAATCGGCTGCAAAAAGTCGATCCTCATTTCGCCACCTTACACTGATTGGCACAGAAATCCAACACGTCCTTGGACCAGACAGTTGCAATTCGAACTGGTCACAGAACATTTAGGTAAGGAATTAAACGTTCCCTACATTGACCTTTTGCACAAAATGGCAGCTCAAGCTAACGTTAACGACTTGTTGCAACACGATGGCTTGCATTTTTCGAGCCAAGGCTATGACTTATTGGAAGAAGCACTAGTGCCAATGATCCAAGATGCCGTAACTAAGCAAAACGCACTTGTTTCCAACTAA
- the guaA gene encoding glutamine-hydrolyzing GMP synthase: MSKQWPDADGIVVLDYGSQYNQLITRRIRDFGIYSELMPNTITAAEIKEINPKGIILSGGPNSVYDKDAFSIDQDIYKLGIPILGICYGMQLMSYNLGGKVESADNREYGRADIEVTDDSAVLFKGLPKNQFVWMSHGDLVREAPEGFKVVATSKNAPISSIANDEKKMYGIQFHAEVRNTEFGLDILKKFAFDVCGATANWSMDDFIDQQIEKIRAEVGDKKVLLGLSGGVDSSVVGVLLHKAIGTQLTSIFVDHGLLRKGEADQVMDSLKGKFGLNIIKVDAQKRFLDKLEGVTDPEKKRKIIGNEFIQVFNDEAQKLDGIDFLAQGTLYTDVIESGTSTAQTIKSHHNVGGLPEDMHFKLIEPLRTLFKDETRELGEKLGMPHDLVWRQPFPGPGLGIRVIGAITEPKLQIVRDSDLILREEIKKAGLEKDIWQYFTVLPGIKSVGVMGDGRTYDYTVGIRAVTSIDGMTADFAKIPWDVLQKISVRIVNEVDHVNRIVYDITSKPPSTIEWE, encoded by the coding sequence TTGAGCAAACAGTGGCCAGATGCTGACGGTATCGTCGTACTCGATTATGGTAGTCAATACAATCAATTGATTACTCGTCGAATCCGTGACTTCGGAATTTATTCTGAACTCATGCCTAACACGATTACTGCAGCTGAAATTAAAGAAATCAATCCTAAAGGTATTATTTTGTCAGGTGGACCAAACTCCGTTTATGACAAAGATGCCTTTTCAATTGATCAAGATATTTACAAATTAGGCATTCCTATTTTAGGTATTTGCTACGGTATGCAACTAATGTCATACAACCTTGGTGGCAAAGTTGAATCTGCTGATAACCGTGAATACGGCCGTGCTGACATCGAAGTAACTGACGATTCAGCCGTACTATTCAAAGGATTACCTAAGAACCAATTTGTTTGGATGTCTCACGGTGACTTAGTTCGTGAAGCTCCAGAAGGCTTTAAAGTAGTAGCTACAAGTAAGAACGCACCAATCTCATCAATTGCTAACGATGAAAAGAAGATGTACGGAATCCAATTCCATGCCGAAGTTCGTAACACAGAATTCGGTTTAGACATCTTGAAGAAATTTGCCTTTGACGTTTGTGGCGCAACAGCCAACTGGTCAATGGACGATTTCATCGACCAACAAATTGAGAAGATCCGTGCTGAAGTCGGCGACAAGAAAGTTCTTTTGGGACTTTCAGGTGGTGTTGACTCATCAGTTGTTGGCGTATTGCTACACAAGGCAATCGGTACACAATTAACTAGTATCTTCGTTGACCATGGCTTACTTCGTAAAGGCGAAGCTGACCAAGTTATGGACAGCTTGAAGGGCAAGTTTGGTCTTAACATTATCAAAGTAGACGCTCAAAAGCGTTTCTTAGATAAACTTGAAGGCGTAACTGATCCCGAAAAGAAACGTAAGATCATCGGTAACGAATTTATCCAAGTGTTCAATGACGAAGCTCAAAAGTTAGATGGAATCGACTTTTTAGCCCAAGGAACGCTTTATACTGACGTTATCGAAAGTGGAACAAGCACAGCTCAAACAATCAAATCTCATCACAACGTTGGTGGACTTCCAGAAGACATGCACTTCAAGTTGATCGAACCATTACGTACGTTGTTTAAAGATGAAACACGTGAACTTGGCGAAAAATTAGGCATGCCACATGACCTAGTTTGGAGACAACCATTCCCAGGACCAGGTCTTGGAATTCGTGTTATCGGTGCAATCACCGAACCTAAGCTACAAATCGTTCGCGATTCTGATTTAATCTTACGAGAAGAAATCAAGAAAGCCGGACTAGAAAAGGATATTTGGCAATACTTCACAGTCTTACCAGGTATCAAGTCAGTTGGTGTCATGGGTGACGGAAGAACTTACGACTACACAGTCGGAATCCGTGCCGTAACGTCAATCGATGGAATGACAGCTGACTTCGCAAAGATCCCTTGGGATGTTCTTCAAAAGATCTCAGTAAGAATCGTAAACGAAGTAGATCATGTCAACCGTATAGTGTATGACATAACATCTAAGCCGCCATCAACAATAGAGTGGGAATAA
- the coaA gene encoding type I pantothenate kinase — protein MQDLSNYYQFSRNEWQDFHGEHHNQAITDAELRKIKSLDDEISIDDVKVIYAPIRHLLHVYLKNYRKLVKLKNEFIEVDNKKVPFIIGVSGSVAVGKSTTARLLKIMLERAYPQYNVGQMTTDGFLYPSKVLKEKGLMDKKGFPETYDMPKLIQFLSDVKTKTGPIKYPLYSHNIYDIIPDQYEEVNNPDILIVEGINVLQLPQNTNIYVSDFFDFSIFIDAHANDIEKWFLNRFSKLLDMAKDDPDSYYYQFTQIPRQKAIDMAKDVWNEINYPNLQDYIEPTRNRANIILHKSTEHKIDTVFLRKY, from the coding sequence ATGCAAGATTTGTCCAATTATTATCAATTCTCTCGTAATGAGTGGCAAGACTTTCATGGTGAACACCATAACCAAGCAATCACAGATGCGGAACTGCGCAAAATCAAATCGCTCGATGATGAGATCTCAATCGATGACGTGAAAGTGATTTATGCACCGATCCGCCACCTTTTGCATGTCTATCTGAAAAATTATCGCAAGCTCGTTAAGCTCAAAAATGAATTTATCGAGGTCGATAATAAGAAGGTGCCATTTATCATTGGCGTCTCAGGTTCGGTTGCAGTTGGTAAGAGCACCACGGCTAGACTGTTAAAAATCATGCTGGAAAGAGCCTATCCACAATACAACGTAGGTCAAATGACGACCGACGGCTTTTTATATCCTAGCAAGGTCTTGAAGGAAAAGGGCTTAATGGATAAAAAAGGCTTTCCAGAGACGTATGATATGCCGAAATTGATCCAATTTCTCAGTGATGTTAAGACTAAGACTGGTCCAATCAAATATCCGCTTTATTCGCACAATATCTATGACATAATTCCCGACCAATACGAAGAGGTCAATAATCCTGATATTCTGATCGTCGAAGGTATCAATGTCTTGCAGCTTCCGCAAAACACCAACATCTACGTGAGTGATTTCTTTGACTTCTCGATCTTTATTGACGCACACGCCAACGATATCGAAAAATGGTTCTTGAATCGCTTTTCGAAATTACTCGATATGGCCAAAGATGATCCTGATAGTTACTACTACCAGTTTACTCAGATTCCACGTCAAAAAGCTATTGATATGGCTAAGGATGTTTGGAACGAGATCAACTATCCTAACTTGCAGGATTATATTGAACCAACTAGAAACCGTGCGAATATAATTTTGCACAAATCGACAGAACACAAGATCGACACCGTCTTTTTGCGTAAATATTAG
- a CDS encoding GPP34 family phosphoprotein, giving the protein MDLNIPQKYFILSCNEKGSVRIFKNTRRRAFLAEASFFDLALNDIIDLTDNSVIINKLLPDDKAYLNEFFQIINKNQGKSVTHVLRAMATKEKITQQIYNEIGDSLVDKVDVTKAVTGVIKKTNNYIPNYQVKKDLVADMRKEILNADRISPDTFAVVSTLYGNHDLKTFFTPFEQKQLHHKIKEASVDPTYDKLISLSKRLNMVVLTVLG; this is encoded by the coding sequence ATGGACTTAAACATCCCGCAAAAGTATTTTATTTTATCATGTAATGAAAAAGGTAGCGTGCGTATCTTCAAGAACACGCGCCGCAGAGCTTTCTTAGCTGAAGCCTCTTTTTTTGACTTGGCTTTGAATGACATTATCGATCTAACGGATAATAGTGTCATTATCAACAAGCTATTGCCAGATGACAAGGCTTATTTGAACGAATTTTTCCAAATTATCAACAAGAATCAAGGAAAGAGCGTCACTCACGTTTTGCGTGCAATGGCTACTAAGGAAAAAATCACTCAACAGATTTATAATGAAATTGGCGACTCACTAGTCGATAAAGTCGACGTCACAAAAGCTGTCACTGGCGTGATCAAAAAGACTAATAATTACATCCCTAATTATCAAGTTAAAAAGGATCTAGTCGCTGATATGCGTAAAGAAATCTTGAACGCTGACCGAATCTCGCCAGACACCTTCGCGGTCGTATCGACGCTTTACGGCAATCACGATCTCAAGACATTTTTTACACCATTTGAACAGAAACAGCTTCACCATAAAATAAAAGAAGCCTCAGTCGACCCGACCTATGATAAGTTGATCTCATTATCGAAGCGTCTGAATATGGTCGTCTTAACTGTTCTAGGCTAG